A genomic window from Solanum stenotomum isolate F172 chromosome 10, ASM1918654v1, whole genome shotgun sequence includes:
- the LOC125842325 gene encoding ribose-phosphate pyrophosphokinase 1 — MASSIVLPSPSSASTSYSTPLFSPSRSFLTHKSFVPKRTRLRTSVNCEISEPVNGKPRVPIINDGTLPKFLQASRLQNSVSRNNNRLKIFTGTANPSLSQEIAWYMGFELGKVKIKRFADGEIYVQLQESVRGCDVYLVQSTCPPANENLMELLVMIDACRRASAKTITAVIPYFGYARADRKTQGRESIGAKLVANLITEAGADRVLACDLHSGQSMGYFDIPVDHVYCQPVVLDYLASKKISSDDLVVVSPDVGGVARARAFAKKLSDAPLAIVDKRRHGHNVAEVMNLIGDVKGKVAVMVDDMIDTAGTIAKGAALLHQEGAREVYACCTHAVFSPPAIERLSSGLFQEVIVTNTIPAIEKNCFPQLTVLSVANLLGETIWRVHDDCSVSSIFQ; from the exons ATGGCTTCTTCCATAGTTTTGCCTTCTCCTTCTTCAGCTTCAACTTCTTATTCTACTCCTCTATTTTCCCCTTCTCGCTCTTTTCTCACTCATAAAAGCTTCGTTCCCAAACGAACCCGTCTTCGGACCTCTGTT AATTGTGAAATAAGTGAACCAGTGAATGGGAAGCCTCGCGTGCCAATCATCAATGATGGAACACTTCCAAAGTTCTTGCAAGCAAGTCGCCTGCAGAATTCAGTTAGTAGAAACAATAATAGGCTGAAGATATTCACTGGTACTGCAAATCCTTCACTTTCTCAG GAAATTGCTTGGTACATGGGCTTTGAGCTGGGAAAGGTCAAGATCAAGCGCTTTGCTGATGGTGAGATTTATGTTCAGTTGCAAGAGAGTGTTCGAGGCTGTGATGTCTACTTGGTTCAATCTACATGTCCTCCGGCCAATGAAAACCTTATGGAGCTTCTGGTAATGATAGATGCATGTCGAAGGGCTTCTGCCAAGACAATTACTGCAGTTATTCCATACTTTGGATATGCCAGAGCTGATAGAAAG ACGCAAGGTCGTGAATCCATTGGCGCCAAATTGGTTGCGAACCTTATAACTGAAGCAGGTGCGGATCGTGTTTTGGCTTGTGATCTGCACTCTGGGCAATCCATGGGTTACTTTGACATTCCAGTGGATCATGTGTACTGTCAG CCTGTTGTCCTTGATTACCTTGCTAGCAAGAAAATTTCGTCTGATGATTTGGTAGTGGTCTCTCCTGATGTTGGCGGAGTTGCTAGAGCACGTGCCTTCGCAAAAAAGTTATCTGATGCACCTTTAGCCATTGTGGACAAAAGGCGGCACGGACATAATGTAGCTGAG GTTATGAACCTGATAGGTGATGTTAAAGGAAAAGTTGCAGTTATGGTGGATGACATGATTGACACAGCAG GGACTATTGCCAAAGGCGCAGCGCTATTGCATCAGGAGGGCGCACGTGAAGTTTATGCATGTTGTACTCATGCTGTTTTCAG CCCTCCTGCGATTGAGAGGTTGTCAAGTGGCCTTTTTCAAGAGGTCATCGTCACAAACACAATTCCTGCAATAGAAAAAAACTGTTTTCCACAGCTTACTGTTCTTTCAGTTGCAAATCTTCTCGGTGAAACAATTTGGCGAGTGCATGATGATTGTTCTGTTAGTAGCATTTTCCAGTAG
- the LOC125841577 gene encoding type I inositol polyphosphate 5-phosphatase 2-like, with translation MQMKTRRGKRSSQAFWPSIVMKKWLNIPPKVYDFSEDEADTETESEDDACSLKDEGMVEDHGHRKPGKLNECQTQTTGKRSVEYTPRHRRGKSETLRAQYINTKEVRVTVGTWNVAGRLPDEDLDIDEWLCMQEPADIYILGFQEVVPLNAGNVLGAENRRPVPKWEAIIRRTLNRTEEPETKLRSYSAPPSPVLRTSSADDIIADVVDAPELDRMEDEASLDTALIFENNTINLGKNLYLKRIYGIDCDSRLDWPERPLDATSQVLSSNSKLRRVFSSTARFGFGTIDNLLAFDTTGLDGRGLKRVHQSSGNLGLMSMDQKEEPVVLDALSDGPDQFFDEENDMFDEFPEVKEENSLLDHTVKSRPMYVRIVSKQMVGIYVSVWVRRRLRRHINNLQVSAVGIGLMGYMGNKGSVSVSMSLYQSRLCFVCSHLSSGQKEGAEQRRNSDVNEIMRRTHFSSIFDTDTDEPQTIPSHDQIFWFGDLNYRISMADAEVRKLVANKQWDELLNSDQLHKELQNGHVFAGWKEGLVNFAPTYKYEFNSDRYNGEITREGEKKRSPAWCDRILWLGKGIKQLFYKRAELKLSDHRPVSSMFSVEVEIFDHRKLQRVLNVKSASVHPDILLEIGEY, from the exons ATGCAAATGAAAACAAGAAGGGGAAAGAGATCATCTCAG GCCTTTTGGCCATCCATTGTGATGAAGAAATGGCTGAATATTCCACCTAAGGTGTATGATTTTAGTGAAGATGAAGCTGATACCGAAACGGAGAGCGAAGATGATG CTTGCTCACTCAAAGATGAAGGGATGGTTGAAGATCATGGACATCGAAAACCGGGGAAGCTTAATGAATGCCAGACTCAAACTACAG GGAAGCGTTCGGTTGAGTATACACCGAGACACAGGAGAGGGAAATCAGAAACTTTGAGAGCTCAGTATATTAACACGAAAGAAGTGAG AGTTACAGTTGGTACATGGAATGTGGCAGGAAGACTTCCCGATGAAGATCTAGATATTGATGAGTGGCTTTGTATGCAAGAACCAGCAGATATCTATATTCTTGG ATTCCAAGAGGTGGTCCCTCTGAATGCTGGAAATGTACTGGGAGCAGAAAATAGAAGGCCAGTTCCGAAATGGGAGGCGATCATCCGAAGAACATTAAACAGGACGGAGGAACCTGAAACTAAGCTCAGGAGTTATAGTGCTCCGCCTTCTCCAGTTTTAAGGACTTCTTCTGCTGATGACATAATTGCGGATGTGGTTGATGCTCCTGAGCTGGATAGAATGGAAGATGAGGCATCACTCGATACAGCTTTGATTTTCGAGAACAATACTATCAACTTAGGAAAGAATCTCTATTTAAAGAGGATATATGGCATTGATTGTGACAGTAGATTGGATTGGCCTGAACGTCCACTGGATGCGACATCTCAAGTTCTttcttctaattctaagttGAGGAGAGTCTTCAGTAGTACCGCGAGATTTGGTTTTGGTACCATAGACAATCTTCTTGCTTTTGACACTACAGGATTAGACGGTAGAGGGTTAAAAAGGGTGCACCAAAGCTCAGGAAACTTAGGATTGATGTCAATGGATCAAAAAGAAGAACCTGTAGTTCTTGATGCTCTTTCTGATGGCCCTGATCAATTTTTTGATGAGGAAAATGACATGTTTGATGAATTTCCAGAggtcaaagaagaaaattcactTCTAGATCATACAGTGAAGTCTCGTCCAATGTATGTACGTATTGTCAGCAAGCAGATGGTTGGTATATATGTATCAGTTTGGGTACGTCGAAGATTGAGGAGGCATATAAACAACTTGCAAGTCTCTGCTGTTGGAATTGGACTTATGGGATACATGGGCAATAAG GGATCTGTTTCTGTGAGCATGTCTCTTTATCAGTCGCGGCTATGCTTTGTTTGTTCTCATTTGTCATCCGGACAAAAGGAAGGGGCAGAGCAAAGGCGTAACTCTGATGTCAATGAAATCATGAGACGTACTCATTTCTCGTCCATATTTGACACAGATACAGATGAACCACAAAcaattccatctcatga TCAGATATTCTGGTTTGGAGACTTAAATTATCGAATCAGTATGGCAGATGCTGAGGTACGGAAGCTTGTTGCCAATAAGCAATGGGATGAACTACTCAACAGTGATCAA TTACACAAAGAACTCCAAAATGGGCATGTCTTTGCTGGTTGGAAGGAAGGATTGGTTAACTTTGCACCAACTTACAAGTATGAATTCAACAGTGATAGATACAACGGAGAAATTACGAGAGAAGGGGAAAAGAAGAGATCACCAGCATG GTGTGATCGTATACTATGGTTAGGAAAAGGTATAAAACAGCTGTTTTACAAGCGTGCAGAGTTAAAACTATCAGATCATAGACCTGTAAGCTCAATGTTCTCAGTAGAAGTGGAAATATTTGACCACAGAAAACTACAGAGAGTTCTCAATGTTAAAAGTGCTTCAGTACATCCTGACATTCTGCTAGAGATTGGAGAGTACTAA